From Candidatus Margulisiibacteriota bacterium, the proteins below share one genomic window:
- a CDS encoding NADH-quinone oxidoreductase subunit L: MLLAAVIVPILGAFLLPLLGKLSPKLRNFSALFLALVPLVSVLLLIYRGQTITINFPLPLGANFALTADGLALFMAAVSSFISAIIVFYSFDYISHYDNQNEYYLMVLLFLGSMMGLVFSANLILLYIFWEMTALSSWRLIGFFREKYQILKADKSFLVTVTGALLMLAGFIMVYQQAGSFDLAVVRGQALPGLAILFILAGILSKSATLPFQTWLPDAGVAPSPVTALLHAAVLVKIGVYVFARLFVVTWPLPIDWQVLVMWIALVSALVSAGAALIDKDLKRIIAYSTVSQIGFIFLGLASGTAIGVAGALLYILMHGLAKGGLFLCAGIVEQNAKTKRIDELGGLAKTMPWTAFAFLFCSFSIMGIPPFGGFFSKYMVIAGALQAKQPVVALLFIVAAFLTVLYLFRLFNAVFMGEAKKTPAKESSVMMIASVVILAILSLAGGVFINYPADLVQSVVRGMLP, from the coding sequence TTGTTACTCGCCGCTGTCATCGTTCCTATATTAGGGGCTTTTCTATTGCCCTTGTTAGGCAAGCTTTCCCCCAAGCTGCGTAACTTTTCGGCGCTATTTCTAGCGCTGGTCCCTCTGGTCAGTGTGCTGCTGCTGATCTACCGCGGCCAAACGATCACGATCAACTTTCCACTTCCGCTGGGAGCGAACTTCGCCCTAACCGCCGATGGCCTGGCCCTCTTCATGGCGGCTGTCTCTTCCTTTATCAGCGCGATCATCGTCTTTTATTCTTTCGACTACATCAGCCATTACGACAACCAGAACGAATACTACCTGATGGTACTCCTCTTCCTCGGCTCAATGATGGGCCTGGTCTTCTCGGCCAACCTGATCCTCCTCTACATCTTTTGGGAGATGACCGCTCTTTCCAGCTGGCGGCTGATCGGGTTCTTCCGGGAGAAATATCAGATTTTGAAAGCGGACAAGTCGTTCCTGGTAACCGTGACCGGCGCCTTATTAATGTTAGCCGGTTTTATCATGGTCTATCAGCAGGCCGGGTCTTTTGACCTGGCGGTAGTCAGGGGGCAGGCGCTTCCGGGCCTAGCTATTCTCTTTATCCTGGCCGGGATCCTCTCTAAATCGGCCACTTTACCTTTCCAGACCTGGCTCCCGGATGCCGGCGTCGCCCCTTCACCGGTCACCGCTCTCCTCCATGCCGCCGTCCTGGTCAAGATCGGCGTCTACGTCTTTGCCCGCTTATTTGTCGTTACCTGGCCGTTGCCAATCGACTGGCAGGTGCTGGTAATGTGGATCGCCCTGGTCAGCGCGCTCGTCTCGGCCGGCGCCGCCCTGATCGATAAAGATCTGAAACGGATCATCGCTTACTCGACCGTCAGCCAGATCGGTTTCATCTTCCTCGGTTTAGCTTCCGGGACGGCGATCGGGGTGGCTGGGGCGCTCCTTTACATATTAATGCACGGCCTGGCCAAAGGCGGGCTTTTCCTTTGCGCCGGGATAGTGGAGCAGAATGCCAAAACGAAACGGATCGATGAGCTGGGGGGCCTGGCCAAGACGATGCCGTGGACCGCTTTTGCTTTCCTCTTCTGCTCTTTCTCGATCATGGGGATCCCGCCTTTCGGCGGTTTCTTCAGTAAATATATGGTGATCGCCGGGGCGCTCCAGGCCAAACAGCCGGTGGTCGCCCTGCTTTTTATAGTCGCGGCCTTCCTGACTGTCCTCTACCTTTTCCGTCTTTTCAACGCCGTCTTTATGGGCGAAGCGAAAAAAACGCCGGCGAAAGAAAGCTCGGTCATGATGATCGCCTCGGTCGTTATCCTGGCCATCTTGTCCCTGGCTGGCGGCGTGTTCATCAATTATCCGGCTGATCTGGTCCAATCAGTGGTGCGGGGGATGCTCCCATGA
- a CDS encoding proton-conducting transporter membrane subunit: MILLWPILVPAIAGLAVLLIPGRAKYLREAVTLIASTWVMGLAFRLFPLNETLKLPWAGYGIEFALRLDSFSAFILLGAAFFGLMIALYSTAFMLGKERGNQFYSYLLLSVALVNGAVLANNLVVMLFFWEGLLLAMFGLIRLGSPEAIKTATKAFIIIGISDLCLMLGIGLTGYLAKTLTMSAISIPLSPLATVAFVCLMIGAIAKAGAMPFHSWIPDAALDAPLPFMAILPASLEKLLGIYFLGRISLQLYQLVPQSWLSYLMMIVGALTILFAVMMALVQKDYKRLLAYHAVSQVGYMILGIGTCVPAGIVGGLFHMINNALYKSCLFLTGGAVEKQAGTTDLAKLGGLGWAMPLTFGAFCVAAASICGVPPFNGFFSKELVYDAALERGWIFYLAAVGGSFFTAASFLKLGHAAFWGKKRVGVAEAPWPMLVPMLLIAAVCIVFGLMNHWPLHRLVQPVLGHARLEGQDFAGLPRNLFLIVMTVVVLAGAYLNHLFGVKKFGSGLKAVDHIHYAPGLKQIYDGAEKRWYDPYDLGLKLADLVARTGYFIDRMIDWFYETLAPGLALLSSRVIRWAHGGNYAVYIVWILVGGSFVLFLAFR; this comes from the coding sequence ATGATCTTACTCTGGCCGATCCTTGTCCCGGCGATCGCCGGGTTAGCCGTCCTGCTGATACCGGGACGGGCCAAGTATCTGCGCGAAGCAGTCACGCTGATCGCTTCGACCTGGGTCATGGGGTTGGCGTTCCGGCTTTTCCCCTTAAATGAAACCCTTAAATTACCGTGGGCCGGTTACGGGATAGAGTTCGCTCTCCGGCTCGACAGCTTTAGCGCGTTCATCCTCCTGGGCGCTGCTTTCTTTGGCCTGATGATCGCCCTCTATTCGACCGCTTTCATGCTCGGGAAGGAGCGGGGGAACCAGTTCTATTCATATTTATTGCTTTCGGTCGCCCTGGTCAACGGCGCCGTCCTGGCCAACAACCTGGTCGTGATGCTCTTCTTCTGGGAAGGTTTACTCCTGGCCATGTTCGGTCTGATCCGGTTGGGCAGCCCGGAGGCGATCAAGACGGCGACCAAGGCGTTCATTATCATCGGTATTTCCGACCTCTGCCTGATGCTCGGGATCGGTTTGACCGGCTATTTGGCGAAGACCTTGACCATGTCGGCCATCAGTATCCCGCTTTCGCCATTGGCGACGGTCGCTTTTGTCTGCCTGATGATCGGCGCGATCGCCAAGGCCGGTGCGATGCCGTTCCATAGCTGGATCCCCGACGCGGCCCTCGACGCGCCGCTCCCCTTTATGGCGATCTTGCCGGCTTCGCTGGAAAAGCTCCTCGGTATCTATTTCCTGGGCCGGATCTCCCTTCAGCTCTACCAGCTTGTCCCCCAGTCGTGGCTAAGTTATTTAATGATGATCGTCGGTGCTCTGACCATCCTTTTCGCGGTGATGATGGCGCTGGTCCAGAAAGATTACAAGCGGCTCCTGGCTTACCACGCCGTCAGCCAGGTCGGTTACATGATCCTCGGCATCGGCACCTGCGTTCCGGCCGGGATCGTCGGCGGCCTTTTCCACATGATCAACAACGCCCTCTACAAGTCGTGTCTCTTCCTGACCGGCGGCGCCGTCGAGAAACAGGCCGGGACGACCGACCTGGCCAAACTGGGCGGGCTCGGTTGGGCGATGCCATTGACGTTTGGCGCTTTCTGCGTCGCAGCCGCTTCGATCTGCGGCGTTCCGCCTTTCAACGGTTTCTTTTCCAAAGAATTGGTCTATGACGCGGCGCTCGAGCGGGGGTGGATCTTCTACCTGGCCGCGGTCGGCGGTTCGTTCTTTACCGCCGCCTCGTTCTTGAAACTGGGCCACGCCGCTTTCTGGGGAAAGAAAAGGGTGGGGGTGGCAGAAGCCCCCTGGCCAATGCTGGTGCCGATGCTCCTGATCGCCGCAGTCTGTATCGTTTTTGGCCTGATGAACCACTGGCCGCTCCATCGCCTGGTCCAGCCGGTCCTCGGTCACGCCCGGCTCGAAGGACAGGACTTTGCCGGCTTGCCGCGCAACCTCTTCCTGATCGTCATGACGGTGGTCGTCCTGGCGGGAGCATACCTTAACCATCTGTTCGGAGTGAAGAAATTCGGTTCAGGCTTAAAGGCGGTCGACCATATCCATTACGCGCCGGGGCTAAAACAAATTTATGACGGAGCGGAAAAACGCTGGTACGATCCCTACGATCTCGGCTTGAAACTGGCCGACCTGGTCGCCCGGACCGGTTATTTTATTGACCGAATGATCGATTGGTTCTACGAAACGCTCGCCCCCGGGCTGGCGCTCCTCTCTTCCCGGGTTATCCGTTGGGCGCACGGCGGCAATTATGCCGTCTATATCGTTT